The Chanos chanos chromosome 3, fChaCha1.1, whole genome shotgun sequence genome segment CCGCTCCTCCTCCGAGTTCCCGCAGGCGTGGCGATAGCATTCCAAGCCTTTCTCAGGGTCAGGTAACCCAAACCCCCGCACATTCCCGCACCGGTGATACCAGGCGCGTAACTGGAGGGTAAGCGCGCACGAAAGCCGTCTTATTCTCTTGAGCAATGACCTCAAGAGAATAAAGTAACTAAAGTTGTGGCAGCAGTTACTGGAAGTCAGGCCATAATGACAACGTTTCATTCATTCTTACAGACCAATGCTTCTTGCGTGGATGTTACTAAACTCAACAGAAATAAactgagaaaggaagaaagtaAAGACACTGAACTATTAAAATTTCCATGCATTACTTTTCTGTTATATGCTTTAGTTGTCATGTTTTGTCTTAGTCGAGTTCACTCTTGTTCTTCAGACGTTATACCTGCATTACAGTTGCGCAACAAAAAAGCTTGAActgttgaaaagaaaatggcCACAGCACCACCTGTAGACAAGAGCTGGACATTGTCGTAGAATTACTTTTCGTGTAAATACTCGGCGTTTGCCTTCTTTCCTGTTCACCTCTACTTCAAAAACGATTTATGAAAATCTTAATGCTTCACTCTCAACTattagagagaaaagaaacatatatgactgcatacattttattttgacatattcTAACATACATCAAATTCGGacatttactgaaacatttttaacttttaacagTGTTGGTTTAGGGTGACCATGGAAGAGCAGGCTCACATTAATGCTAGGATGAGATGACAAGTCactgaattttttaaattaaatattctgACTACCTCACAATAGATAAAGAAATACTGATCATGCCCTGTGTTCACTAAGTCATTGCTATAACTAAAACATGTCTTCCAGCATTTCACATACTTCTTCAGAATTCAAGTTTACATTTCACTTTAACTTGACCTGAAAAGGGAGACAAAATCCAGCACTTTAAATAAAAAGCAGAACTTCATGTATTTCATAATAACGCCAATAGTATGTCTGGTTAATTAGAGCTTGTCAGTcattctgtaaaacacacacaaatcctgtGCAAATCATTGTGAAGCAACCTGCTGCAGAACTTTGGAATGAATGCCCTTGTAAAGAACAAAAGAGTGAATTATCATTCtgcatatactgtatgtcaCAGTGTTTTATCACGTGTGTCAAACTGAGAGGACGTTGTCACACTGAATGCTGAAACCACGgtgaaaacaacacagtgaattAACAGAACATTCAACATAATGACATAACTTGTTCTATTCAGGACAGGACCAGTAATTTCTCCAATCTGATAGCATACTAACAACAAAGAATACTCACTCATCTGAAATCTTGATATGTATATGTCATATGAATCACCCCACAGGGCCTCATTCTCTGTCCATATCATCTATTCTTTGTCCATATTACAGTAATATAATACTCACTGTTAAGACTTGCTTTTCCAAAAATCTATGGACTTAATGAAGTATTTGATTATTATAATATaacagggaaagaaacagaCGAGATTGCTTTGTGAATCAGTTCAGTGCGTCTTTTGACTGATGATATGATGGTTATAGTGTTGCCTTCAGTAGTCTATAGTTGATATAACTAGGTGAGTTGATCAGAAAGAATGACGTTAAGGCAGTTTCAGATTTGAATGAACGTGAATATTGTCTTTAATGCAGTGCACATTGTGAACCAGTGAGGAATTTAACCCTGACAGAGACAGGAGGTGAATTACACTGATGTCATTTACAACAAgttttgtcagtgaaaaaaaaacaaagttgtcCACATCACAGTttacaattagaaaaaaaaaactaatacaGTTAAAGATTAAAAGTGCATTGTGTAGcagacttttaaaatgattatgtttCGTATAAAATTTAtgatgatttgtttttcattatttatcacTGAATGTAATACAGGTATATGCCTTCATTTAGCCATTCTTCTGAGAATCTGATTTTACTTTACTTTCTCGATTATCACATCTTTAGAATCACATCCTGATTTAAATATGCTCTACTGGGTACAGCTATAATAATTTCAGTCAATCATCACAAGGTAATATCCAGTTAAACAAATGGCAAAAAATGGACCACTGAAAAGTCCATATTTAAACAATAAGACCTGTTGTACACCAACATGTGGAAAATAAATTCCATTATTTGTTTCCAAATATGTACCTACTTAATATTTAGCCATCAACTTTTCCAATGGGGTTACAATGAATCGTTTCAAATGATCTTTCAAATGACTTTATGACTCAAATGATTCATACTATATGTTATTAAAATTACAGTTTGATTCCTGAGTATCTGTTGGTGCACAATCAGAGTAACGGTTATTCTTTTGCACAGTTCATGATGTTTGACTGAAAACTGCAATTATGCATTAGGCTACTGTCAACTGAACTGGGTTTAACAGTATGTGTGATGTATACGAACAATTACACAGGAATTCACTGTAACTATGAGATATAACTTTGTAACTAGGGCGACTTTAGATCATTAGAAAGGATCcataaaaaacattaattttgcATAAAAGGACACTGCAaaataatttgtggcaggattGTGGTGTTTGAGGTAAAAAGCTAAATATATCTAGGTCACATAACGGCTCACGACTGGACAATGGGTTGGTGATCATCCCGCTCATAGCTGATTGGCTGCAGCTGTCGGACGACGTAGTCTGCCATCTCTCTGGATCCGGCGGCCACAACGCGTCGGGACATGAGGTCGAGCGGACCCCCTGGAAACCAGAGGACAGCATCAACCAggtgtacaacacacacacacaggcactatGCTACatcaacatttcaaaaacagcttTATGTATCAAAACACAGCATCGGTTTTAAGACTGTCCAATATACAGTGTATAATGATGCCTTTTAACTAATAAACACACTGGATTGGCTGAGATACAGATCGATGTGGCTGAGACATGGGGTCAAGAGGTCTATGTGAGGTGAGATTCAGGGCATGGCTGGGAAAAGCCTTCTGAATGCCAGCAGAGGAAATGTCAGCACAACCAAAAAAATGGGTCTCATCCACAGTGAGACAGTAGTGAAGAGGCCTTCTCTCAATGAatacagctctctgtgtgtgtggagctgataGCTGAcctactctcactctcacacgaGTGTTCAAATCTGTCTCCCCGAGCAACCCCAATGCTCACCACATGACGATGACATCACAGCTATGCCCAATAGGGACtctttgtgcacacacactgcacactggcctcagatacatacaaacacacacagacccagacatacacaaacacatcctcaTCTGGATTACCACACagtctcacaaaacacacacacgcacacccgcgcacacacacacacaaaaatacacacacacacacacacacacacacacacacacacacacacacacacacacacacagaaacacacacatgtcctcaTGATGGGTTTGACCTTTCCGGTCCATGTAAAGATAGTGTTATATAAATTGAACAAAAATTAAGTCCACATTTCAAAAGactaatgtttcttttttctgtgtgagttaTATTCAAGACCTTCCCACtgacgttttgtttttttctttgaaaattaCCTCAGAGAAGCAATGAATATCTTTTTCATTACCATGAAAGTGTGGACCCAATGAAAATTATTGCTCATGCATATGTGTAAAACACTAACTCACCAAGGGCAAATTTTCCAAACTGGTCATCAAAGGAATTAAAGTGGACCTCAAATGACCCATGGACTCAGTATAAGCCTAGGGTAATGTTTTCATCATACACTTTGAAATCTcgttttgctgtatttttcatcaaaaaagtCCATTTTAAATAATCACCTATGACATGTTACCACATTACTAAAATGATTTACCATGTGTATTGTAGTAAAGGCTCTCTAGGTAGAGAAGTTCTCAATAAAGATTTTATAACAAATCAAAggggtaaaaataaatacacaaaatactgaaaataaaaatcttttcatATATAAGATTCTTGATACTATAGGACTCAAGACAATGCAGAGATACATTTGCTTGGTGAGCCTGTGAAACCACTGGTCACCTATTGATCTActtaaataacagaaaaattACATCAACCTCAAATTGCTGAATGCCATAGCTTCATGTCTAGGGTGTGAAGCTGTTTGTTAGATGTTTTACGCATTTTAAGCAAAACCCTGCTTACTGGCTCAAACAGGCTGTGACAGATTAACCACAGCACCAACCTGAGGTGTCTATTACACAACCCCCCGCCTCACGGATGATGACGGCTGCCGCAGCGATGTCCCAACAGTGCAGGCCATACTGGTAGTAGGCCTCTGCTGCACCACTGGCTATGTGACACAGTGCAAGAGTGGAACTACCAATGATTCTCactctacaaaacaaacaaacaaacaaacaacacaaagcagagATTTCAATAaagcatgcacaaacatatCAACAGAACAAGAAACCTGAACAGCACCGCCTTTATTCTCACATGTGACGTcatgaaaatcaaatttaaaaaaaaaaaaaaaaaaggcaaatctAAAAAGTCAAATCTGATGTTATATGTGTTGTACGACACATTAAAAACCAAGTGTGTGCTCTCCAGTGTAGTGTAGAACCTGTCAGATTCCTGTCTCACCCATGTGCAGGAGCACTGAGCAGCTTCTTCATATTCTCTAAAAAGATGTTCAGCGTGGCAGGATCTCGCTTTGCACCTATCTCTGTGAGAATCAGGGCCCTGGACACATCTAAGGCCAATAGAGTAGGTTATGGAACTGAGAAAGACGTGCTTTCTTCAACAAGGCATAATATAGAACATAATATAGATTGTAAAAAACATGCCGAGATTCACTATTAATCattataatttttttctgttttaagttATTCCAAAGAAAATGCTCAAATGTTCACTGATGTGTTTGAAATTGGTGACACAGAGCAGAAGTACTCTAAGAACACACACCTTTTTCCTTTGAGACCTGAAGTCGAACCCCATTGCAAAATGCACCATGGCCTTTCCTGGCTGTATACAGTGTTCCATCAAAACAGTGATAGATGACACCAAACTCCAGCTTCCAACAATAATACAAATCACAGAAGTTAATAACCAAAGGAAAATGATGCAGAAATCCCTGTATGAAATATCAGATTTCATACAGGGATCAGAAATATCAGAAGCACATGCGGGCATACAGTAACTAGTGAAACTGTAATGTCAACAAACCAACTATGTTAGGGCTAACAGCACTAGTCATATAGTAAAATACAGTCCAACATGCAATATTATAGAGATTATACAGTTATGGTTAGGGCGCCTGCAAAGGTAATGCTTAAATCTAAAATATAATAAACCACCTTCCTTAtcaatgtacattttaaaaaatcttacGCTTTAAAACCCAGATGTAAACTTACCTCTTTCATCACTGCAAAACCAATGCTTACAGCTACCATAGGGAAACTGTAAATCAAACACCATCATTCACCTTCAGTGTAAAGTTAACATTTCTAGCATTTCCAGTATTAATATAACACAAGTTACCACCCAGAGAATACACCTCTACATGTTCTTCGTGAAAGCAATGAGTAGTCAAAACAACTGTATATTTCTACATGACAATTTCATTGTACCTGTGAACAAAGTTACAAGTGCCATCTATCGGGTCAATAATCCACGTGGGGCTATCTGTCAGAACACATTTCTCTCCTGCAGCAGATGACTCCTCTCCAATAAATCTACAGCAAAACATAATTAATGTTCTTAATTAACGTGACACAAGTAAAAGTGATTAATGTTCCTAACAgagtaaaattaaaacattctCTTGGCAATTGGACAGTGTGTGACACGTTGAACAATGGAACTATGATGAAATTCCAAACTTCTGCTTTGGGAGTCTCTTGGCTTGTTGTGGGTTGGAATACAAAGATGTTTATGACTGCTATAAAAAATGCATATGTGTGGTGAGAAGCAGGCAGTTGTTGTTGATCCTTAATAGCTATTCAGTATTTCTGAATGAACATTTGTCAAACTGaggtcagtgagtcagtgagatATGATTGACAGCAGATAAAAGATTAGATTAGGACTGAAAAATGTAACAGCAGCAGATGTTCATCAGAGAACTACTTCAAACAGCGCTCACACCTACAACTCCAAACTCTAGATCTTATCAGCTCATTAAACAATCCAACCATTACAGTGTGAGTTTGAATAAGACGTTAATCTCAACATCTTATGAATGAACAATGAATAAGTGGATAATTTGTAGTTCGACGGAGCTCTGATGAAAGGGAGCCCATGTGTTTCCACGTTTAGCTCTTAACTCCAATATTTGAAGAAGACCATATGTTTAATAATTTAACTATATCTTGTCTGTCTTTGGCTGAAACTGCACCATCTCATGTGGAGAGCTTTGGAGGTTTTCTCCAGTACCTGTGTGTGGGGTACCTCTCCCTGAGGGTGGAGATGATCAGCTCCTCCACCTgctggtctgcctctgtcaccaggtCTGTTGGCGTGCTCTTACTGCTTACACGCTTCTCCTGCTTCACTGCTTCCTGAACCATCTGACAGGCAAACAAGGAGAAAGTAAATGCAAAGAATGTAACTGAAACTCACTTCATTGTAAGACaggatgaacaaaaaaaaagtcctacGTATTTAGTACTTTCAGAAATCCAGAGAGGAGGTGCACATGTAGAAGAATAGAAAGGAAACTGCATCCAGCATAGTTTGACGATAAACCCCATGTTCCATTACATAATGGAGAATGCTTGAGAGGAGTGGATGTCAGAAAGTACTGTAAGATGCCACAAGGTACTGTCGAATAGTAGTCTTTCCTGACAGTTTGGCTGCATATAAATCATTTCATACGTATTAAAACAATTTCGTTTTAGGGAAACAATATAGCCTACTACAAAGCTAACAGGGTTAATAAAGTAGGCTACCCGAGAAACAAAGGAAGTTTATCACAGGCCTGCACAGATAAGCTGTTTTATCAGTAGTTAAGAGGAAAGGGTTAGATGAAAGACGGAATCATTGTGCAGTGTTTAAAATAGTACAAAATAGTTCCTACTGTACTGCTGTGTTACAAAATACGTCCCTAAATCACAAACTTACGTTATGACACCATTGTATTAAGCCTATTATACACAAAATATTTTCGCAGTTGCAGATAACGATACCGATTCATCCACATAGACAACACAGGCTGTAGTCTAGGACAATGTTTAATAATTCTCTGTCGTTCAGCCAAATAGATGTGATCAAGCACACTGTGTTCTGAAGTGTCTCGGATATTAATGTGTCGTAGAGCGGATCTCGCCTTAGcctacagtaacaacacagagcTGGCTTTTAAGTTTCCTACAGCAGACATCAAAGCAGGCGACA includes the following:
- the impa2 gene encoding inositol monophosphatase 2, which produces MTSMESDKCWAECMDVAVEIARKAGQMVQEAVKQEKRVSSKSTPTDLVTEADQQVEELIISTLRERYPTHRFIGEESSAAGEKCVLTDSPTWIIDPIDGTCNFVHSFPMVAVSIGFAVMKELEFGVIYHCFDGTLYTARKGHGAFCNGVRLQVSKEKDVSRALILTEIGAKRDPATLNIFLENMKKLLSAPAHGVRIIGSSTLALCHIASGAAEAYYQYGLHCWDIAAAAVIIREAGGCVIDTSGGPLDLMSRRVVAAGSREMADYVVRQLQPISYERDDHQPIVQS